Proteins encoded within one genomic window of Gasterosteus aculeatus chromosome 18, fGasAcu3.hap1.1, whole genome shotgun sequence:
- the LOC120808121 gene encoding E3 ubiquitin-protein ligase RNF19A isoform X2 has translation MKRPKQQTGPLSFLNFFTRKPKSEPKVERPLEAWPREEVAITLTPSEQPRQDLSLTAEEAGGEREEGGGPPPAAAAAAAAVEDNAAAAECTGGVLSGSTGVLSVSSSSQEQLLDEHLEECPLCLLSQPRCHFPRLTSCSHRTCSDCLRQYLRIEISESRVGIACPQCPETLAPLDVRAILDDQALLERYEEYQLRRYLAADPDTRWCPAPDCSYAVIAYGCAECPKLSCGREGCDTEFCYHCRQLWHPNQTCDQARRQRARHTSGGTDASTLYVFNEEPGGEEIKACPRCGAYIMKTNDGSCNRMNCTVCACQFCWLCMQEITDVHYLSPSGCTFWGKKPWSQTRKVLWQVGMLLGAPVVISLIAGIAIPVIIVGIPIYMGRKVHGRCKKNNISGSKHYLTVASGVMMSVFVSPVIAAITVGVGVPLMLTYVYGVVPMSLCRNGWCRPQSEPPETHKIQLEDLASYLLFSHVVSDHWTGQNKSTPSDTSVQEVRVSVQEVGVLPSTSATPPELDSYEELDEATKPHGYSQSDCQVVIVPDPQATPLREGTNIEVRVEIETHPRGARQSSLSSILSSRSLSVESLGHSRSLSQDYLCASELEGRREGGEGEEQEGREKPGGDEGTVLPVFEIEGV, from the exons ATGAAGAGGCCCAAGCAGCAGACGGGGCCGCTGAGCTTCCTGAACTTCTTCACCAGGAAGCCCAAGTCGGAGCCAAAGGTCGAGAGGCCGTTggaggcgtggcccagggaggAGGTGGCCATCACCCTGACCCCGAGCGAGCAACCACGGCAG GACCTCAGCCTCACAGCAGAAGAGGCTGGAGGcgaaagagaagaaggaggaggtccgccacctgcagcggcggcggcggcggcggcagtcGAGGACAATGCCGCCGCAGCTGAGTGCACCGGCGGGGTCCTCAGCGGTTCCACCGGCGTCctgtccgtctcctcctccagccaggAGCAGCTGTTGGACGAGCACCTGGAGGAGTGCCCACTGTGCCTGCTCAGTCAACCACGTTGCCACTTCCCGCGACTCACCTCCTGCTCCCACCGAACGTGCTCCGACTGCCTCCGCCAGTACCTGCGCATCGAGATATCGGAGAGCCGGGTGGGCATCGCGTGCCCGCAGTGCCCCGAGACGCTGGCGCCGCTGGACGTCCGCGCCATCCTGGACGACCAGGCGCTGCTGGAGCGCTATGAGGAGTACCAGTTGAGGCGTTACCTGGCTGCTGATCCAGATACGCGCTGGTGCCCCGCGCCCGACTGCAG CTACGCAGTGATCGCTTACGGCTGCGCAGAGTGTCCCAAGCTGAGCTGTGGCCGCGAGGGATGCGACACGGAGTTCTGCTACCACTGTCGCCAGCTCTGGCACCCCAACCAGACGTGCGACCAGGCCCGGCGCCAGCGAGCCCGCCACACCTCCGGCGGCACCGACGCCTCCACGCTCTACGTCTTCAATGAAGAACCTGGAGGAG AGGAGATCAAAGCGTGCCCTCGCTGCGGCGCCTACATCATGAAGACCAACGACGGCAGCTGTAACCGCATGAACTGCACTGTGTGTGCCTGCCAGTTCTGCTGGCTGTGTATGCAGGAGATCACCGACGTGCACTACCTCAG CCCCTCAGGATGTACATTTTGGGGTAAGAAGCCGTGGTCTCAGACCCGAAAGGTCCTCTGGCAGGTGGGCATGCTGCTGGGAGCCCCGGTGGTCATCTCCCTCATAGCGGGCATCGCCATCCCGGTCATCATCGTGGGCATACCAATCTACATGGGCCGCAAG GTCCATGGTCGCTGCAAGAAAAACAATATCTCAGGAAGTAAGCACTACTTGACTGTGGCAAGTGGGGTTATGATGTCAGTGTTTGTGTCACCGGTCATAGCGGCTATCACTGTGG GTGTGGGTGTGCCACTAATGCTGACTTATGTGTATGGGGTCGTCCCCATGTCGCTCTGTAGGAACGGTTGGTGTCGACCGCAGAGTGAGCCCCCCGAAACACACAAAATCCAACTGGAGGACTTAGCCAGCT ATCTTCTATTCTCCCATGTAGTCAGCGACCACTGGACGGGTCAGAACAAATCCACGCCCAGCGACACCAGTGTCCAGGAAGTCCGAGTCAGCGTGCAGGAAGTGGGCGTCCTGCCCAGTACGAGCGCCACGCCCCCTGAGCTGGATAGCTACGAGGAATTGGATGAAGCCACGAAACCCCATGGATACAGCCAATCGGACTGCCAGGTGGTTATTGTGCCTGACCCACAAGCGACACCTTTGAG GGAAGGGACAAACATTGAGGTCCGTGTGGAAATTGAGACCCATCCCAGAGGCGCCCGGCAGTCCAGCCTCAGTAGCATCCTGTCTAGCCGAAGCTTGTCGGTGGAGTCCCTGGGACACTCGCGGTCCCTGTCCCAAGACTACCTGTGTGCCTCAGAACTGGAGGGAAGACGAGAGggcggagaaggagaggagcaggagggcagAGAGAAACCAGGAGGGGACGAAGGGACCGTCCTGCCTGTCTTTGAAATAGAAGGTGTATGA
- the LOC120808121 gene encoding E3 ubiquitin-protein ligase RNF19A isoform X6 has protein sequence MKRPKQQTGPLSFLNFFTRKPKSEPKVERPLEAWPREEVAITLTPSEQPRQDLSLTAEEAGGEREEGGGPPPAAAAAAAAVEDNAAAAECTGGVLSGSTGVLSVSSSSQEQLLDEHLEECPLCLLSQPRCHFPRLTSCSHRTCSDCLRQYLRIEISESRVGIACPQCPETLAPLDVRAILDDQALLERYEEYQLRRYLAADPDTRWCPAPDCSYAVIAYGCAECPKLSCGREGCDTEFCYHCRQLWHPNQTCDQARRQRARHTSGGTDASTLYVFNEEPGGEEIKACPRCGAYIMKTNDGSCNRMNCTVCACQFCWLCMQEITDVHYLSPSGCTFWGKKPWSQTRKVLWQVGMLLGAPVVISLIAGIAIPVIIVGIPIYMGRKVHGRCKKNNISGSVGVPLMLTYVYGVVPMSLCRNGWCRPQSEPPETHKIQLEDLASYLLFSHVVSDHWTGQNKSTPSDTSVQEVRVSVQEVGVLPSTSATPPELDSYEELDEATKPHGYSQSDCQVVIVPDPQATPLREGTNIEVRVEIETHPRGARQSSLSSILSSRSLSVESLGHSRSLSQDYLCASELEGRREGGEGEEQEGREKPGGDEGTVLPVFEIEGV, from the exons ATGAAGAGGCCCAAGCAGCAGACGGGGCCGCTGAGCTTCCTGAACTTCTTCACCAGGAAGCCCAAGTCGGAGCCAAAGGTCGAGAGGCCGTTggaggcgtggcccagggaggAGGTGGCCATCACCCTGACCCCGAGCGAGCAACCACGGCAG GACCTCAGCCTCACAGCAGAAGAGGCTGGAGGcgaaagagaagaaggaggaggtccgccacctgcagcggcggcggcggcggcggcagtcGAGGACAATGCCGCCGCAGCTGAGTGCACCGGCGGGGTCCTCAGCGGTTCCACCGGCGTCctgtccgtctcctcctccagccaggAGCAGCTGTTGGACGAGCACCTGGAGGAGTGCCCACTGTGCCTGCTCAGTCAACCACGTTGCCACTTCCCGCGACTCACCTCCTGCTCCCACCGAACGTGCTCCGACTGCCTCCGCCAGTACCTGCGCATCGAGATATCGGAGAGCCGGGTGGGCATCGCGTGCCCGCAGTGCCCCGAGACGCTGGCGCCGCTGGACGTCCGCGCCATCCTGGACGACCAGGCGCTGCTGGAGCGCTATGAGGAGTACCAGTTGAGGCGTTACCTGGCTGCTGATCCAGATACGCGCTGGTGCCCCGCGCCCGACTGCAG CTACGCAGTGATCGCTTACGGCTGCGCAGAGTGTCCCAAGCTGAGCTGTGGCCGCGAGGGATGCGACACGGAGTTCTGCTACCACTGTCGCCAGCTCTGGCACCCCAACCAGACGTGCGACCAGGCCCGGCGCCAGCGAGCCCGCCACACCTCCGGCGGCACCGACGCCTCCACGCTCTACGTCTTCAATGAAGAACCTGGAGGAG AGGAGATCAAAGCGTGCCCTCGCTGCGGCGCCTACATCATGAAGACCAACGACGGCAGCTGTAACCGCATGAACTGCACTGTGTGTGCCTGCCAGTTCTGCTGGCTGTGTATGCAGGAGATCACCGACGTGCACTACCTCAG CCCCTCAGGATGTACATTTTGGGGTAAGAAGCCGTGGTCTCAGACCCGAAAGGTCCTCTGGCAGGTGGGCATGCTGCTGGGAGCCCCGGTGGTCATCTCCCTCATAGCGGGCATCGCCATCCCGGTCATCATCGTGGGCATACCAATCTACATGGGCCGCAAG GTCCATGGTCGCTGCAAGAAAAACAATATCTCAGGAA GTGTGGGTGTGCCACTAATGCTGACTTATGTGTATGGGGTCGTCCCCATGTCGCTCTGTAGGAACGGTTGGTGTCGACCGCAGAGTGAGCCCCCCGAAACACACAAAATCCAACTGGAGGACTTAGCCAGCT ATCTTCTATTCTCCCATGTAGTCAGCGACCACTGGACGGGTCAGAACAAATCCACGCCCAGCGACACCAGTGTCCAGGAAGTCCGAGTCAGCGTGCAGGAAGTGGGCGTCCTGCCCAGTACGAGCGCCACGCCCCCTGAGCTGGATAGCTACGAGGAATTGGATGAAGCCACGAAACCCCATGGATACAGCCAATCGGACTGCCAGGTGGTTATTGTGCCTGACCCACAAGCGACACCTTTGAG GGAAGGGACAAACATTGAGGTCCGTGTGGAAATTGAGACCCATCCCAGAGGCGCCCGGCAGTCCAGCCTCAGTAGCATCCTGTCTAGCCGAAGCTTGTCGGTGGAGTCCCTGGGACACTCGCGGTCCCTGTCCCAAGACTACCTGTGTGCCTCAGAACTGGAGGGAAGACGAGAGggcggagaaggagaggagcaggagggcagAGAGAAACCAGGAGGGGACGAAGGGACCGTCCTGCCTGTCTTTGAAATAGAAGGTGTATGA
- the LOC120808121 gene encoding E3 ubiquitin-protein ligase RNF19A isoform X1, translating into MKRPKQQTGPLSFLNFFTRKPKSEPKVERPLEAWPREEVAITLTPSEQPRQDLSLTAEEAGGEREEGGGPPPAAAAAAAAVEDNAAAAECTGGVLSGSTGVLSVSSSSQEQLLDEHLEECPLCLLSQPRCHFPRLTSCSHRTCSDCLRQYLRIEISESRVGIACPQCPETLAPLDVRAILDDQALLERYEEYQLRRYLAADPDTRWCPAPDCSYAVIAYGCAECPKLSCGREGCDTEFCYHCRQLWHPNQTCDQARRQRARHTSGGTDASTLYVFNEEPGGDAEEIKACPRCGAYIMKTNDGSCNRMNCTVCACQFCWLCMQEITDVHYLSPSGCTFWGKKPWSQTRKVLWQVGMLLGAPVVISLIAGIAIPVIIVGIPIYMGRKVHGRCKKNNISGSKHYLTVASGVMMSVFVSPVIAAITVGVGVPLMLTYVYGVVPMSLCRNGWCRPQSEPPETHKIQLEDLASYLLFSHVVSDHWTGQNKSTPSDTSVQEVRVSVQEVGVLPSTSATPPELDSYEELDEATKPHGYSQSDCQVVIVPDPQATPLREGTNIEVRVEIETHPRGARQSSLSSILSSRSLSVESLGHSRSLSQDYLCASELEGRREGGEGEEQEGREKPGGDEGTVLPVFEIEGV; encoded by the exons ATGAAGAGGCCCAAGCAGCAGACGGGGCCGCTGAGCTTCCTGAACTTCTTCACCAGGAAGCCCAAGTCGGAGCCAAAGGTCGAGAGGCCGTTggaggcgtggcccagggaggAGGTGGCCATCACCCTGACCCCGAGCGAGCAACCACGGCAG GACCTCAGCCTCACAGCAGAAGAGGCTGGAGGcgaaagagaagaaggaggaggtccgccacctgcagcggcggcggcggcggcggcagtcGAGGACAATGCCGCCGCAGCTGAGTGCACCGGCGGGGTCCTCAGCGGTTCCACCGGCGTCctgtccgtctcctcctccagccaggAGCAGCTGTTGGACGAGCACCTGGAGGAGTGCCCACTGTGCCTGCTCAGTCAACCACGTTGCCACTTCCCGCGACTCACCTCCTGCTCCCACCGAACGTGCTCCGACTGCCTCCGCCAGTACCTGCGCATCGAGATATCGGAGAGCCGGGTGGGCATCGCGTGCCCGCAGTGCCCCGAGACGCTGGCGCCGCTGGACGTCCGCGCCATCCTGGACGACCAGGCGCTGCTGGAGCGCTATGAGGAGTACCAGTTGAGGCGTTACCTGGCTGCTGATCCAGATACGCGCTGGTGCCCCGCGCCCGACTGCAG CTACGCAGTGATCGCTTACGGCTGCGCAGAGTGTCCCAAGCTGAGCTGTGGCCGCGAGGGATGCGACACGGAGTTCTGCTACCACTGTCGCCAGCTCTGGCACCCCAACCAGACGTGCGACCAGGCCCGGCGCCAGCGAGCCCGCCACACCTCCGGCGGCACCGACGCCTCCACGCTCTACGTCTTCAATGAAGAACCTGGAGGAG ATGCAGAGGAGATCAAAGCGTGCCCTCGCTGCGGCGCCTACATCATGAAGACCAACGACGGCAGCTGTAACCGCATGAACTGCACTGTGTGTGCCTGCCAGTTCTGCTGGCTGTGTATGCAGGAGATCACCGACGTGCACTACCTCAG CCCCTCAGGATGTACATTTTGGGGTAAGAAGCCGTGGTCTCAGACCCGAAAGGTCCTCTGGCAGGTGGGCATGCTGCTGGGAGCCCCGGTGGTCATCTCCCTCATAGCGGGCATCGCCATCCCGGTCATCATCGTGGGCATACCAATCTACATGGGCCGCAAG GTCCATGGTCGCTGCAAGAAAAACAATATCTCAGGAAGTAAGCACTACTTGACTGTGGCAAGTGGGGTTATGATGTCAGTGTTTGTGTCACCGGTCATAGCGGCTATCACTGTGG GTGTGGGTGTGCCACTAATGCTGACTTATGTGTATGGGGTCGTCCCCATGTCGCTCTGTAGGAACGGTTGGTGTCGACCGCAGAGTGAGCCCCCCGAAACACACAAAATCCAACTGGAGGACTTAGCCAGCT ATCTTCTATTCTCCCATGTAGTCAGCGACCACTGGACGGGTCAGAACAAATCCACGCCCAGCGACACCAGTGTCCAGGAAGTCCGAGTCAGCGTGCAGGAAGTGGGCGTCCTGCCCAGTACGAGCGCCACGCCCCCTGAGCTGGATAGCTACGAGGAATTGGATGAAGCCACGAAACCCCATGGATACAGCCAATCGGACTGCCAGGTGGTTATTGTGCCTGACCCACAAGCGACACCTTTGAG GGAAGGGACAAACATTGAGGTCCGTGTGGAAATTGAGACCCATCCCAGAGGCGCCCGGCAGTCCAGCCTCAGTAGCATCCTGTCTAGCCGAAGCTTGTCGGTGGAGTCCCTGGGACACTCGCGGTCCCTGTCCCAAGACTACCTGTGTGCCTCAGAACTGGAGGGAAGACGAGAGggcggagaaggagaggagcaggagggcagAGAGAAACCAGGAGGGGACGAAGGGACCGTCCTGCCTGTCTTTGAAATAGAAGGTGTATGA
- the LOC120808121 gene encoding E3 ubiquitin-protein ligase RNF19A isoform X3 — protein MKRPKQQTGPLSFLNFFTRKPKSEPKVERPLEAWPREEVAITLTPSEQPRQDLSLTAEEAGGEREEGGGPPPAAAAAAAAVEDNAAAAECTGGVLSGSTGVLSVSSSSQEQLLDEHLEECPLCLLSQPRCHFPRLTSCSHRTCSDCLRQYLRIEISESRVGIACPQCPETLAPLDVRAILDDQALLERYEEYQLRRYLAADPDTRWCPAPDCSYAVIAYGCAECPKLSCGREGCDTEFCYHCRQLWHPNQTCDQARRQRARHTSGGTDASTLYVFNEEPGGDAEEIKACPRCGAYIMKTNDGSCNRMNCTVCACQFCWLCMQEITDVHYLSPSGCTFWGKKPWSQTRKVLWQVGMLLGAPVVISLIAGIAIPVIIVGIPIYMGRKVHGRCKKNNISGSKHYLTVASGVMMSVFVSPVIAAITVGVGVPLMLTYVYGVVPMSLCRNGWCRPQSEPPETHKIQLEDLASFSDHWTGQNKSTPSDTSVQEVRVSVQEVGVLPSTSATPPELDSYEELDEATKPHGYSQSDCQVVIVPDPQATPLREGTNIEVRVEIETHPRGARQSSLSSILSSRSLSVESLGHSRSLSQDYLCASELEGRREGGEGEEQEGREKPGGDEGTVLPVFEIEGV, from the exons ATGAAGAGGCCCAAGCAGCAGACGGGGCCGCTGAGCTTCCTGAACTTCTTCACCAGGAAGCCCAAGTCGGAGCCAAAGGTCGAGAGGCCGTTggaggcgtggcccagggaggAGGTGGCCATCACCCTGACCCCGAGCGAGCAACCACGGCAG GACCTCAGCCTCACAGCAGAAGAGGCTGGAGGcgaaagagaagaaggaggaggtccgccacctgcagcggcggcggcggcggcggcagtcGAGGACAATGCCGCCGCAGCTGAGTGCACCGGCGGGGTCCTCAGCGGTTCCACCGGCGTCctgtccgtctcctcctccagccaggAGCAGCTGTTGGACGAGCACCTGGAGGAGTGCCCACTGTGCCTGCTCAGTCAACCACGTTGCCACTTCCCGCGACTCACCTCCTGCTCCCACCGAACGTGCTCCGACTGCCTCCGCCAGTACCTGCGCATCGAGATATCGGAGAGCCGGGTGGGCATCGCGTGCCCGCAGTGCCCCGAGACGCTGGCGCCGCTGGACGTCCGCGCCATCCTGGACGACCAGGCGCTGCTGGAGCGCTATGAGGAGTACCAGTTGAGGCGTTACCTGGCTGCTGATCCAGATACGCGCTGGTGCCCCGCGCCCGACTGCAG CTACGCAGTGATCGCTTACGGCTGCGCAGAGTGTCCCAAGCTGAGCTGTGGCCGCGAGGGATGCGACACGGAGTTCTGCTACCACTGTCGCCAGCTCTGGCACCCCAACCAGACGTGCGACCAGGCCCGGCGCCAGCGAGCCCGCCACACCTCCGGCGGCACCGACGCCTCCACGCTCTACGTCTTCAATGAAGAACCTGGAGGAG ATGCAGAGGAGATCAAAGCGTGCCCTCGCTGCGGCGCCTACATCATGAAGACCAACGACGGCAGCTGTAACCGCATGAACTGCACTGTGTGTGCCTGCCAGTTCTGCTGGCTGTGTATGCAGGAGATCACCGACGTGCACTACCTCAG CCCCTCAGGATGTACATTTTGGGGTAAGAAGCCGTGGTCTCAGACCCGAAAGGTCCTCTGGCAGGTGGGCATGCTGCTGGGAGCCCCGGTGGTCATCTCCCTCATAGCGGGCATCGCCATCCCGGTCATCATCGTGGGCATACCAATCTACATGGGCCGCAAG GTCCATGGTCGCTGCAAGAAAAACAATATCTCAGGAAGTAAGCACTACTTGACTGTGGCAAGTGGGGTTATGATGTCAGTGTTTGTGTCACCGGTCATAGCGGCTATCACTGTGG GTGTGGGTGTGCCACTAATGCTGACTTATGTGTATGGGGTCGTCCCCATGTCGCTCTGTAGGAACGGTTGGTGTCGACCGCAGAGTGAGCCCCCCGAAACACACAAAATCCAACTGGAGGACTTAGCCAGCT TCAGCGACCACTGGACGGGTCAGAACAAATCCACGCCCAGCGACACCAGTGTCCAGGAAGTCCGAGTCAGCGTGCAGGAAGTGGGCGTCCTGCCCAGTACGAGCGCCACGCCCCCTGAGCTGGATAGCTACGAGGAATTGGATGAAGCCACGAAACCCCATGGATACAGCCAATCGGACTGCCAGGTGGTTATTGTGCCTGACCCACAAGCGACACCTTTGAG GGAAGGGACAAACATTGAGGTCCGTGTGGAAATTGAGACCCATCCCAGAGGCGCCCGGCAGTCCAGCCTCAGTAGCATCCTGTCTAGCCGAAGCTTGTCGGTGGAGTCCCTGGGACACTCGCGGTCCCTGTCCCAAGACTACCTGTGTGCCTCAGAACTGGAGGGAAGACGAGAGggcggagaaggagaggagcaggagggcagAGAGAAACCAGGAGGGGACGAAGGGACCGTCCTGCCTGTCTTTGAAATAGAAGGTGTATGA
- the LOC120808121 gene encoding E3 ubiquitin-protein ligase RNF19A isoform X7 yields MKRPKQQTGPLSFLNFFTRKPKSEPKVERPLEAWPREEVAITLTPSEQPRQDLSLTAEEAGGEREEGGGPPPAAAAAAAAVEDNAAAAECTGGVLSGSTGVLSVSSSSQEQLLDEHLEECPLCLLSQPRCHFPRLTSCSHRTCSDCLRQYLRIEISESRVGIACPQCPETLAPLDVRAILDDQALLERYEEYQLRRYLAADPDTRWCPAPDCSYAVIAYGCAECPKLSCGREGCDTEFCYHCRQLWHPNQTCDQARRQRARHTSGGTDASTLYVFNEEPGGDAEEIKACPRCGAYIMKTNDGSCNRMNCTVCACQFCWLCMQEITDVHYLSPSGCTFWGKKPWSQTRKVLWQVGMLLGAPVVISLIAGIAIPVIIVGIPIYMGRKVHGRCKKNNISGSVGVPLMLTYVYGVVPMSLCRNGWCRPQSEPPETHKIQLEDLASFSDHWTGQNKSTPSDTSVQEVRVSVQEVGVLPSTSATPPELDSYEELDEATKPHGYSQSDCQVVIVPDPQATPLREGTNIEVRVEIETHPRGARQSSLSSILSSRSLSVESLGHSRSLSQDYLCASELEGRREGGEGEEQEGREKPGGDEGTVLPVFEIEGV; encoded by the exons ATGAAGAGGCCCAAGCAGCAGACGGGGCCGCTGAGCTTCCTGAACTTCTTCACCAGGAAGCCCAAGTCGGAGCCAAAGGTCGAGAGGCCGTTggaggcgtggcccagggaggAGGTGGCCATCACCCTGACCCCGAGCGAGCAACCACGGCAG GACCTCAGCCTCACAGCAGAAGAGGCTGGAGGcgaaagagaagaaggaggaggtccgccacctgcagcggcggcggcggcggcggcagtcGAGGACAATGCCGCCGCAGCTGAGTGCACCGGCGGGGTCCTCAGCGGTTCCACCGGCGTCctgtccgtctcctcctccagccaggAGCAGCTGTTGGACGAGCACCTGGAGGAGTGCCCACTGTGCCTGCTCAGTCAACCACGTTGCCACTTCCCGCGACTCACCTCCTGCTCCCACCGAACGTGCTCCGACTGCCTCCGCCAGTACCTGCGCATCGAGATATCGGAGAGCCGGGTGGGCATCGCGTGCCCGCAGTGCCCCGAGACGCTGGCGCCGCTGGACGTCCGCGCCATCCTGGACGACCAGGCGCTGCTGGAGCGCTATGAGGAGTACCAGTTGAGGCGTTACCTGGCTGCTGATCCAGATACGCGCTGGTGCCCCGCGCCCGACTGCAG CTACGCAGTGATCGCTTACGGCTGCGCAGAGTGTCCCAAGCTGAGCTGTGGCCGCGAGGGATGCGACACGGAGTTCTGCTACCACTGTCGCCAGCTCTGGCACCCCAACCAGACGTGCGACCAGGCCCGGCGCCAGCGAGCCCGCCACACCTCCGGCGGCACCGACGCCTCCACGCTCTACGTCTTCAATGAAGAACCTGGAGGAG ATGCAGAGGAGATCAAAGCGTGCCCTCGCTGCGGCGCCTACATCATGAAGACCAACGACGGCAGCTGTAACCGCATGAACTGCACTGTGTGTGCCTGCCAGTTCTGCTGGCTGTGTATGCAGGAGATCACCGACGTGCACTACCTCAG CCCCTCAGGATGTACATTTTGGGGTAAGAAGCCGTGGTCTCAGACCCGAAAGGTCCTCTGGCAGGTGGGCATGCTGCTGGGAGCCCCGGTGGTCATCTCCCTCATAGCGGGCATCGCCATCCCGGTCATCATCGTGGGCATACCAATCTACATGGGCCGCAAG GTCCATGGTCGCTGCAAGAAAAACAATATCTCAGGAA GTGTGGGTGTGCCACTAATGCTGACTTATGTGTATGGGGTCGTCCCCATGTCGCTCTGTAGGAACGGTTGGTGTCGACCGCAGAGTGAGCCCCCCGAAACACACAAAATCCAACTGGAGGACTTAGCCAGCT TCAGCGACCACTGGACGGGTCAGAACAAATCCACGCCCAGCGACACCAGTGTCCAGGAAGTCCGAGTCAGCGTGCAGGAAGTGGGCGTCCTGCCCAGTACGAGCGCCACGCCCCCTGAGCTGGATAGCTACGAGGAATTGGATGAAGCCACGAAACCCCATGGATACAGCCAATCGGACTGCCAGGTGGTTATTGTGCCTGACCCACAAGCGACACCTTTGAG GGAAGGGACAAACATTGAGGTCCGTGTGGAAATTGAGACCCATCCCAGAGGCGCCCGGCAGTCCAGCCTCAGTAGCATCCTGTCTAGCCGAAGCTTGTCGGTGGAGTCCCTGGGACACTCGCGGTCCCTGTCCCAAGACTACCTGTGTGCCTCAGAACTGGAGGGAAGACGAGAGggcggagaaggagaggagcaggagggcagAGAGAAACCAGGAGGGGACGAAGGGACCGTCCTGCCTGTCTTTGAAATAGAAGGTGTATGA